Below is a genomic region from Citrobacter europaeus.
CGCGGGTCAAAGCCGTCGGCCATTTCCTGAATATCGGTCGCACTGATGACGCGACCGTCGCAGGTGTCACCCTCGACGCCGATGCGAAACCATTTCGAAATTTTTTTAGCCATGAATCAGGTGTCCTGAGTTGGGTTATCGGGTCGGATGTAGTTTCCCGACTCCCTCCCTCGCCAGCCACCGGTTACAGAAGTGCAACCCCTGACACAACAGGGGGTTAGCGATTCATCCCCCCTGAATCTTTAGCCTTGCCGTGTACTCATCACAGTGAGGTTTTATGACCACTACCAACGACACATCACTACTCAGCGACCCGCGACGACAGGCCGCGCTTTTGTTCTGGCAGGGCTATTCCGTGCCACAAATCGCGGAGCAGTTACAGGTCAAGCGCCCTACGGTGCAGAGCTGGAAACAGCGTGATAAATGGGAAGAAACCGCCCCGTTAAACCGGGTCGAGTTCACGCTCGAGGCGCGGCTGATTCAGCTCTATGCCAAGCCTGACCTGACGGCTCACGACTTTAAGGTCGCAGATTTTCTGGCGCGCCAGATGGAGCGCCTCGCGCGGGTAAACCGCTACGGCCAGACCGGCAGCGAAGCGGATTTAAACCCGAACGTGGCCAACCGCAACAAAGGGGAAAAGAAGAAGCCGAAAAAGAACTTTTTCAGCGAAGAGGCTATCGGGAAACTCGAAGAGATTTTCCTCGAACAGTCTTTCGACTATCAGCTCGAGTGGTGGCGCGCGGGGCTGGCGCACCGCATCAGGCACATTCTGAAATCGCGACAGATTGGCGCGACGTTCTATTTTGCACGTGAGGCACTGTTACAGGCACTGAAGACCGGCCACAACCAGATATTTTTGTCGGCCAGTAAGACGCAAGCCTATGTATTCCGTAAATACATTATCGCCTTTGCCCGACAGGCTGGCGTCGAGCTTACCGGCGACCCGATTGTGCTCGGCAACAATGGCGCGGAGCTGATGTTTCTCGGTACCAATGCCAACACGGCACAGAGTCACAACGGTGACCTGTATGTCGACGAAATTTTCTGGATCCCCAACTTTCAGAAACTGAAGCGCGTCGCTGGGGGCATGTCGTCACAGGAGCATTTACGCACGACCTATTTTTCGACCCCCTCATCGCTGGCGCACGGCGCTTACCCGTTCTGGTCGGGTGAGCAGTTCAACAAGGGGCGCTCAGACAAGAGCGAGCGCGTCGATATCGATATCAGCCACGCCGCACTCGCAAAGGGCGTCGCCTGTCCTGACGGCCAGTGGCGGCAGATTGTCACCATCGAGGACGCACTCGCCAAAGGGTGCACCCTGTTCAACATCGATACGCTGAAGCGCGAGAACAGTGTCGATGAGTTCCGCAACCTGTTTATGTGCGAGTTCGTCGACGATAAAGCGTCGGTATTCCCGTTCGAAGAGCTACAGCGTTGCATGGTCGACAGCCTCGAGAAATGGGAGGACTACGCGCCATTCGCCGACCGGCCATTCGGTCACCGCCCGGTGTGGATTGGCTACGACCCGTCATTACGTGGCGACAGCGCCGGGTGCGTCGTTATCGCGCCGCCGGTCGTTGCCGGTGGCAAATTCCGCATCCTCGAGCGCCACCAGTGGAAAGGGATGGACTTCGCTCAACAGGCCGAATCCATTCGCGAGCTCACGCAGAAATATACCGTGGAATATATCGGCATCGATGCGACCGGGCTCGGTCAGGGCGTCTTCCAGCTCGTGCGCTCGTTCTACCCGGCAGCGCGGGAAATCCGCTACACGCCGGAAATGAAAACCGCGATGGTGCTCAAAGCCAAAGACACCATTCGCCGGGGTTGCCTCGAGTACGACGTCAGCACGACCGATATCACGCAGTCGTTTATGTCAATCCGCAAAACCATGACCAGCAGTGGTCGCAGCTCGACCTATGAGGCCAGCCGCACCGAGGAGGCCAGTCACGCCGATCTCGCCTGGGCAACCATGCACGTATTAATCAATGAGCCGTTAACCGCCGCCACCGGTGAGCAGTCATCCAGCATCATGGAGTGGAACTAATGAGCAAAAAACGCAACAAGCGCCAGCAGCCGCCGCGCCCCCCAAACCACACCGCCGCACCGGCGCAGAGCATGGAAGCATTCACCTTTGGTGAGCCAACGCCGGTACTCGACCGCCGCGATATTCTCGATTATGTCGAGTGTATCGATAACGGCCAGTGGTACGAGCCGCCGGTGAGTTTCTCCGGGCTGGCGAAAAGTATGCGCGCCGCCGTGCACCACAGCTCACCGATTTACGTGAAGCGTAACATTCTGGTGTCGACCTACATCCCGCACCCGCTGTTATCCCGTCAGGACTTCACCCGGTTCGCACTCGACTATCTGGTGTTTGGCAATGCGTTTATCGAAGAGCGTCGCGGCCTGACCGGCAAGCCGTTAAAACTGGAAACCTCACCGGCGAAATACACCCGCCGTGGCATCGAGGATGACGTGTACTGGTATATTCAGTCCTACACGCAGCCGCACCAGTTCGCGCCCGGCTCCGTCTTCCACCTGCTCGAGCCCGATATTAATCAGGAGCTTTACGGGATGCCGGAATACCTGAGCGCGCTCAATTCAGCCTGGCTGAATGAATCGGCGACCCTGTTCCGTCGCAAGTATTACCAGAACGGCGCGCATGCGGGTTACATCATGTATGTGACCGACGCCGCGCAAAGCAGCACCGACGTCGAGGCACTGCGAAAGGCGATGCGCGACTCAAAAGGACTCGGCAATTTTAAGAATCTGTTTTTTTACGCGCCGAATGGTAAAGCAGACGGAATTAAAATTGTGCCACTGAGCGAAGTCGCCACGAAGGATGACTTTTTTAATATCAAGAAAGTCAGCGCCGCTGACCTGCTTGACGCACACCGCATCCCATTCCAGCTTATGGGCGGTAAGCCAGAGAACGTCGGCTCAGTGGGTGACGTTGAGAAGGTGGCAAAGGTCTTTGTGCGTAACGAGCTGACCCCGCTACAGGCACGGTTCATGGAGTTGAACGAGTGGGCGGGTGAAGAAATTATCCGCTTCGAAAAATATAGCCTCGGCGACGACGAGTAACCCCACCCACAGCCGCCCGTCGTGGCGGCTTTACCCCCACCGCACACAACGCCTCAGCGCCACGACACGCCGTCGCCGTTTCGCTTCACCTCG
It encodes:
- a CDS encoding terminase ATPase subunit family protein, coding for MTTTNDTSLLSDPRRQAALLFWQGYSVPQIAEQLQVKRPTVQSWKQRDKWEETAPLNRVEFTLEARLIQLYAKPDLTAHDFKVADFLARQMERLARVNRYGQTGSEADLNPNVANRNKGEKKKPKKNFFSEEAIGKLEEIFLEQSFDYQLEWWRAGLAHRIRHILKSRQIGATFYFAREALLQALKTGHNQIFLSASKTQAYVFRKYIIAFARQAGVELTGDPIVLGNNGAELMFLGTNANTAQSHNGDLYVDEIFWIPNFQKLKRVAGGMSSQEHLRTTYFSTPSSLAHGAYPFWSGEQFNKGRSDKSERVDIDISHAALAKGVACPDGQWRQIVTIEDALAKGCTLFNIDTLKRENSVDEFRNLFMCEFVDDKASVFPFEELQRCMVDSLEKWEDYAPFADRPFGHRPVWIGYDPSLRGDSAGCVVIAPPVVAGGKFRILERHQWKGMDFAQQAESIRELTQKYTVEYIGIDATGLGQGVFQLVRSFYPAAREIRYTPEMKTAMVLKAKDTIRRGCLEYDVSTTDITQSFMSIRKTMTSSGRSSTYEASRTEEASHADLAWATMHVLINEPLTAATGEQSSSIMEWN
- a CDS encoding phage portal protein; its protein translation is MSKKRNKRQQPPRPPNHTAAPAQSMEAFTFGEPTPVLDRRDILDYVECIDNGQWYEPPVSFSGLAKSMRAAVHHSSPIYVKRNILVSTYIPHPLLSRQDFTRFALDYLVFGNAFIEERRGLTGKPLKLETSPAKYTRRGIEDDVYWYIQSYTQPHQFAPGSVFHLLEPDINQELYGMPEYLSALNSAWLNESATLFRRKYYQNGAHAGYIMYVTDAAQSSTDVEALRKAMRDSKGLGNFKNLFFYAPNGKADGIKIVPLSEVATKDDFFNIKKVSAADLLDAHRIPFQLMGGKPENVGSVGDVEKVAKVFVRNELTPLQARFMELNEWAGEEIIRFEKYSLGDDE